In Selenomonas dianae, a genomic segment contains:
- the sstT gene encoding serine/threonine transporter SstT yields MFTNISRKYRETALIKLIAVGLIIGILIALYAPALIPLVAVLGDVFVRALKGVAPILVFVLVMNAMAQRTVGAGAALKPIVRLYVIATFLASVVAVGFSFAFPSTLHLVVADATVAPPSGIVEVVHNLIMNVVDNPLHAIANANYIGILAWSILAGIALQKASPTTKNTVRDFAVVMTQIVLWVIRFAPFGIMGLVADAVGTSGVDALVSYLQLLAVLLGAFFSVALIMNPIIVWAHIRRNPYPLVLTTLRESGIYAFFTRSSAANIPVNLQLCKRLGLNPEVYSISIPLGATINMSGAAITIAILSLAAAHTLGVNVDLPTALLLCLIATVGACGASGVAGGSLLLIPVACSSFGISNDIAMQVVGVGFIIGVLQDSCETALNSSSDALFTATAEFAERAKAGTLTAEDMTPKD; encoded by the coding sequence TTGTTCACCAACATCAGCCGCAAGTACCGCGAAACGGCACTCATCAAGCTCATCGCGGTCGGACTCATCATCGGCATCCTCATCGCGCTCTATGCACCCGCGCTCATCCCCCTTGTCGCCGTGCTCGGCGATGTCTTCGTCCGCGCCCTGAAGGGCGTCGCGCCGATCCTCGTCTTTGTCCTTGTCATGAACGCCATGGCGCAGCGCACCGTCGGCGCGGGCGCGGCACTGAAGCCCATCGTCCGGCTCTACGTCATCGCGACCTTCCTCGCCTCCGTCGTCGCCGTCGGCTTCTCCTTCGCCTTCCCCTCGACGCTCCATCTCGTCGTAGCGGATGCGACCGTCGCGCCGCCGAGCGGCATCGTCGAGGTCGTACACAACCTCATCATGAACGTTGTTGACAACCCGCTCCACGCCATCGCAAATGCGAACTACATCGGCATCCTCGCATGGAGCATCCTCGCGGGAATCGCCCTCCAGAAGGCAAGCCCGACGACGAAGAACACCGTGCGCGACTTTGCCGTCGTCATGACGCAGATCGTGCTCTGGGTCATCCGTTTTGCCCCGTTCGGCATCATGGGGCTCGTGGCGGATGCGGTCGGCACGAGCGGCGTGGATGCCCTCGTCAGCTATCTTCAGCTCCTCGCCGTCCTACTCGGCGCATTCTTCTCCGTCGCCCTCATCATGAATCCCATCATCGTCTGGGCGCACATCCGCCGCAACCCGTACCCGCTCGTCCTTACGACCCTGCGTGAGAGCGGCATCTACGCATTCTTTACACGCAGCTCTGCGGCAAACATCCCCGTCAACCTCCAGCTCTGCAAACGGCTCGGCCTCAACCCCGAGGTCTACTCCATCTCCATCCCGCTCGGCGCGACCATCAACATGAGCGGCGCGGCGATCACGATTGCGATTCTCTCGCTCGCGGCGGCACATACACTCGGTGTCAATGTCGATCTGCCGACGGCGCTGCTCCTGTGCCTCATCGCTACGGTCGGCGCGTGCGGCGCATCGGGCGTTGCGGGCGGATCGCTCCTCCTCATCCCCGTCGCCTGCTCCTCGTTCGGCATCAGCAACGACATCGCCATGCAGGTCGTCGGCGTCGGCTTTATCATCGGCGTGCTGCAGGACTCCTGCGAGACCGCGCTCAACAGCTCCTCTGACGCGCTCTTTACCGCAACGGCGGAATTCGCCGAGCGGGCAAAGGCAGGGACGCTCACCGCAGAGGATATGACGCCGAAGGACTGA
- a CDS encoding methyl-accepting chemotaxis protein encodes MSFAILIAIFLGFGVYAIQSARALNASTKDVMDWTITLGAASDLSDRANIVRRRAVMRALTKDPAAREKAENDLAEAKKAVDDAFANYEKSLSSISYVSAESEQKDRAILENERKAWQAYLDTGKEIEPLMAAGDQNAILSYAQGPTRDAYRAFTKLVMEDQARSIKGAQEANAESDTVYNRVIMTTVVVAVAAILLACISGFILLRAISTSVDMMLGSLRKVAQGDLSVHLPTDSGDEFGQMADQTNKMLENIRGMTKTIQKTAETVSDSSGTLTSTSEQSALATQNVAQSITEVAEAAQTQMDSVAEAKHQVHAFTRGLTDVTKTIENVGTDIAQTSQKAEEGNKLVVATVDQMNTIADTVISSSNVVAKLGERSKEIGNIVEVISGISGQTNLLALNAAIEAARAGEHGHGFAVVAEEVRKLAEESQNASKQIGDLIRTIQEETEQAVAAMERGREEAEKGRENVTATGEEFSEIRAMIDRLQQYSANIGSTMDDLTARAAKIDDATGKIHDAASKVAAESQNVSAATEQQAAGMEEIAASSRGLSDMAHDLNVAAAKFKT; translated from the coding sequence TTGAGTTTTGCAATACTCATCGCGATCTTTTTGGGGTTTGGCGTGTATGCGATCCAGTCGGCAAGGGCGCTCAACGCATCGACGAAGGATGTGATGGACTGGACGATTACACTCGGGGCGGCATCAGATCTCTCGGACAGGGCGAACATCGTACGGCGGCGTGCGGTGATGCGGGCACTGACGAAGGACCCCGCTGCGCGCGAGAAGGCGGAGAACGATCTCGCGGAGGCGAAAAAGGCAGTGGACGATGCCTTTGCAAACTATGAGAAATCACTCTCCTCCATCAGCTACGTCTCGGCAGAGTCGGAGCAGAAGGATCGTGCGATCTTGGAGAACGAGCGCAAGGCATGGCAGGCATATCTCGATACGGGCAAGGAGATCGAGCCTCTGATGGCTGCGGGCGATCAGAATGCGATTCTTTCCTATGCACAGGGGCCGACGCGGGATGCCTATCGCGCCTTCACCAAGCTGGTGATGGAGGATCAGGCACGCTCCATCAAGGGGGCGCAGGAGGCAAATGCGGAGAGCGATACCGTATATAATCGCGTCATCATGACCACGGTCGTCGTCGCCGTCGCCGCCATCCTCCTGGCTTGTATCAGCGGGTTCATCCTCCTGCGCGCCATCTCCACCTCGGTGGACATGATGCTCGGTTCCCTGCGCAAGGTGGCGCAGGGCGATCTCAGCGTCCATCTGCCGACGGACTCGGGCGATGAGTTCGGGCAGATGGCAGACCAGACGAACAAGATGCTTGAGAACATCCGCGGCATGACCAAGACCATCCAGAAGACGGCGGAGACGGTCTCCGACTCCTCGGGGACGCTCACGAGCACGTCCGAGCAGTCGGCACTGGCGACGCAGAACGTCGCGCAGTCCATCACGGAGGTCGCCGAGGCGGCACAGACCCAGATGGACTCCGTTGCGGAGGCAAAGCATCAGGTGCATGCCTTTACACGTGGCCTGACGGATGTCACAAAGACCATCGAGAACGTCGGTACAGACATCGCGCAGACATCACAGAAGGCGGAGGAGGGCAACAAGCTCGTTGTGGCGACTGTCGATCAGATGAATACCATCGCGGATACGGTCATTTCCTCCTCGAATGTCGTGGCGAAGCTCGGCGAGCGCTCGAAGGAGATCGGCAACATCGTCGAGGTCATCTCCGGCATCTCGGGGCAGACGAACCTGCTCGCACTCAACGCAGCGATCGAGGCGGCGCGTGCGGGGGAGCACGGGCACGGTTTCGCTGTCGTCGCTGAGGAGGTCAGAAAACTCGCCGAGGAGTCGCAGAACGCCTCCAAGCAGATCGGCGATCTCATCCGTACCATTCAGGAGGAGACGGAGCAGGCGGTCGCTGCTATGGAGAGAGGTCGCGAAGAGGCGGAGAAGGGACGCGAGAACGTTACGGCGACGGGCGAGGAGTTCTCGGAGATCCGCGCGATGATCGACCGTCTCCAACAGTACTCTGCCAACATCGGATCGACGATGGACGATCTGACCGCGCGTGCGGCGAAGATCGACGATGCGACAGGCAAGATTCACGATGCCGCCTCGAAGGTCGCGGCAGAATCGCAGAACGTTTCTGCGGCGACGGAGCAGCAGGCGGCGGGCATGGAGGAGATCGCAGCGAGCAGCCGCGGACTCTCGGACATGGCGCACGATCTGAACGTTGCGGCGGCAAAGTTCAAGACCTGA
- a CDS encoding dCTP deaminase domain-containing protein, which produces MFVADRNIKAAGEQLISPFSEERVGPISYDLSSKEFHTTKDGEIITQSGISLNPGESVFVSCEEQIDLPSDMAAIINARNSKIRQGLRLDAPIYYPGHKTRVFFRISNVSTDTIKFSKGEQYAAIYFIKVDGSVDKPYEGTFNNELNFSGMAEYRGAYQKTMQKFESQKDELKNIEKGIYANVLVLLTIFVALFSLININVGLVRDSTGAGTVFRMLVFNFGTVGSIAILIGFVQRMISSKPVNQHMLWIEVGIGLACFVAASVFATWL; this is translated from the coding sequence ATGTTTGTAGCGGACAGAAACATAAAAGCGGCAGGCGAACAACTTATTTCTCCGTTTTCGGAAGAACGTGTCGGTCCGATCTCGTATGATCTGTCGTCGAAAGAATTCCATACGACAAAAGACGGGGAGATCATCACGCAGTCCGGAATCAGCTTAAACCCCGGGGAATCGGTATTCGTTTCTTGTGAGGAGCAAATTGATTTGCCCTCGGATATGGCTGCAATCATCAATGCACGAAATTCGAAAATCAGACAGGGCTTGCGCTTGGACGCACCAATATACTATCCGGGACATAAAACGCGCGTTTTTTTTCGCATCTCAAATGTATCGACCGATACGATTAAGTTTTCAAAAGGGGAACAATATGCTGCCATTTATTTCATAAAGGTGGATGGCAGTGTTGACAAGCCCTATGAGGGGACGTTCAATAACGAACTGAATTTCAGCGGTATGGCGGAATATCGCGGCGCATATCAAAAGACCATGCAGAAATTCGAGTCGCAAAAAGATGAATTGAAAAACATCGAAAAGGGCATCTATGCGAATGTTCTTGTCCTGCTTACGATATTTGTCGCCCTGTTCAGTTTGATCAATATCAATGTGGGACTGGTAAGGGACAGTACGGGCGCCGGCACTGTGTTCAGAATGCTCGTATTCAACTTTGGGACGGTGGGCAGCATTGCCATTTTGATCGGTTTTGTTCAACGTATGATCAGCAGTAAACCCGTGAATCAACATATGCTTTGGATTGAAGTCGGCATTGGTCTTGCTTGTTTTGTTGCCGCATCTGTTTTTGCAACTTGGCTGTAA
- a CDS encoding biotin transporter BioY: protein MTTRDDKFFSVRNTTRMALCIALICVSAYIAIPVPFMAPLTMQTFVMCLAALVLTPRQTAVVLVGYTVLGAIGLPVFAGGVGGLGIIMGPRGGFFIGFLLAYTLMSMGKGSEPSFTRYALVGTLVSVPVTYLIATLWLTILFGDKFAGLVAAFMALVQYIPGDLIKAVAAAALGVTLNRRLRYL from the coding sequence ATGACAACACGCGATGATAAATTCTTTTCCGTACGCAATACCACGCGCATGGCACTCTGCATTGCGCTGATCTGCGTGAGCGCGTACATTGCGATCCCCGTGCCGTTCATGGCGCCGCTGACGATGCAGACCTTCGTCATGTGTCTTGCCGCGCTTGTCTTAACACCGCGCCAGACGGCAGTCGTCCTCGTGGGGTACACCGTGCTCGGTGCGATCGGGCTGCCCGTGTTCGCGGGCGGCGTCGGCGGGCTCGGCATCATCATGGGGCCGCGCGGCGGATTCTTCATCGGTTTTCTGCTCGCGTACACCCTCATGAGTATGGGCAAGGGCAGCGAGCCGTCCTTTACGCGTTATGCGCTTGTCGGTACGCTCGTGAGCGTACCCGTCACCTACCTCATCGCAACGCTCTGGCTGACCATCCTCTTTGGGGATAAGTTCGCAGGGCTTGTCGCCGCGTTTATGGCGCTCGTCCAGTACATCCCGGGCGACCTCATCAAGGCGGTTGCCGCCGCCGCGCTCGGCGTGACGCTGAACAGGCGGCTGCGCTATCTGTGA